A window of Perognathus longimembris pacificus isolate PPM17 chromosome 6, ASM2315922v1, whole genome shotgun sequence contains these coding sequences:
- the LOC125353758 gene encoding basic proline-rich protein-like, whose amino-acid sequence MGPDPQLRAPACRSWGPETPRTPRAPPPAGISGARHGGPNTPSLSRLEPLGVSPLLLGLLASGSHLHPNPRASGSHLHPNPRASGSHLHPDPRASGSHLHPDPRASGSHLHPDPRASGSHLHPDPRASGSHLHPRPQGQRLAPAPPTPGPAARTCTLTPDPRASGSHLHPNPRASGSHLHPHPQEAEPEEEHGPGGGQADQARLQVTGKARTGGAARGGERRPAGDKRSKRRGPLHTWRAPGPHGSARGRSLPAGCPRPREPGGHALTGAGRARRRGLSPAVPPSAARRDGQAASGSRSGSGSGSRSGSRSGSGSGSGSRSGSQRLPRAGGSLSAALSPAAGRRRRGPGLPEAGGVGRPPRMPPARALDPLIAPQPPRPAQPAGPTPARGRHQRRRARP is encoded by the exons ATGGGGCCTGACCCCCAGCTCAGGGCCCCCGCCTGCCGTTCCTGGGGCCCCGAAACCCCACGGACGCCCCGTGCCCCGCCGCCTGCTGGCATCTCTGGGGCCAGACACGGGGGGCCCAACACCCCCAGCCTGTCCCGCCTCGAGCCCCTTGGGGTGTCCCCGCTGCTCCTCGGGCTTCT GGCCAGCGGCTCGCACCTGCACCCCAACCCCAGGGCCAGCGGCTCGCACCTGCACCCCAACCCCAGGGCCAGCGGCTCGCACCTGCACCCCGACCCCAGGGCCAGCGGCTCGCACCTGCACCCCGACCCCAGGGCCAGCGGCTCGCACCTGCACCCCGACCCCAGGGCCAGCGGCTCGCACCTGCACCCCGACCCCAGGGCCAGCGGCTCGCACCTGCACCCCCGACCCCAGGGCCAGCGGCTCGCACCTGCACCCCCGACCCCAGGGCCAGCGGCTCGCACCTGCACCCTGACCCCCGACCCCAGGGCCAGCGGCTCGCACCTGCACCCCAACCCCAGGGCCAGCGGCTCGCacctgcacccccacccccaggaggcgGAGCCTGAGGAGGAGCATGGCCCTGGCGGCGGTCAAGCAGACCAGGCTCGGCTCCAAGTGACGGGCAAAGCACGGACGGGAGGCGCGGCTCGAGGGGGAGAGCGCCGGCCTGCAGGGGACAAGCGGAGCAAGCGCAGGGGCCCT CTGCACACGTGGCGCGCACCCGGCCCCCACGGCAGCGCGCGCGGGCGCTCACTCCCCGCGGGGTGCCCTCGGCCCCGCGAGCCCGGCGGCCACGCACTCACCGGCGCGGGCCGGGCCCGCCGTCGGGGGCTGAGTCCCGCGGTCCCGCCGTCGGCCGCGCGCAGGGACGGGCAGGCCGCCTCCGGGTcccgctccggctccggctccggctcccgcTCCGGCTcccgctccggctccggctccggctccggctcccgcTCCGGCTCCCAGCGCCTCCCCCGGGCCGGCGGCTCCCTGAGCGCCGCGTTATCGCCCGCGGCGGGGCGcaggcggcggggcccggggctcccGGAAGCCGGCGGGGTCGGCCGCCCGCCCCGGATGCCGCCCGCCCGGGCTCTGGATCCGCTGATTGCGCCCcagcccccgcgcccggcccagcccgccggccccacccccgcccgcggCCGCCACCAGCGCCGTCGAGCCCGCCCTTAA
- the Ripor3 gene encoding RIPOR family member 3, translated as MSVSLRFLSPGDAETVGAVSRSASFASFGVHGRRSWKSSGRNSVRSRMFTRPSKVYGTLRRGSVLLDPRPQQVKRMFEALKRGLREHLRVQQAELDSLWGRHPDTQRSSRLAFYYDLDKQTRLVERYIRKMEFYISKVDELYEGYCIQQRLRDGASNMRRAFSSGPASRASRDSLQELGRSLQECTEDMWLIEAALEVHLGEFLVRMKGLVGYARLCPGDQYEVLMRLGRQRWRLKGRIESADSQTWEEEEKAFVPSVHESLEIKVTELRGLSSLLVGAAACDTADFFTTQPQVIVVDVTELGTVKLQLEVVWNPFGSDGILVLPSPTGKYSLGSRKGSLYSWTPPSTPSFRERYFLQPALPSTPRATSVLARLTNGALQSPGPEPLGTDAFGSEDRGEEAHPSASAPDGGFLPSGVSPAPSGEEAGAAPLSLGLLPERARPPGTPVPEPPGRRGLGVDGRTLPGGPPFHNQEEEDGERELAGPAGGPARPLKEVLELLRAAGPARPPLRELEYQVLGFRDRLQPWGARASAESLMDCILESFAFLQAHLAPDERALFAGSLGAGKDGAPPSPASLTSSSGELPAGDPELDGELTAGDPELDVLLTVHLHVCKALLQKLQSPNLSALVRDCLLEEAEQQRQVLELLADLDFQKASTATCVEEILPQAACRRDALLLWGRCTQPGRPLSCPARALRSQLERTLLPRARLRGKSPGQLDAVCRRLLEQVASCGGLLPAAGLPGERTVTWFQWLGYLRRQRVAELDQHLAQLCKEVALGEELSRRQARALRKLKGRRLGRLQPLPHTLRAWALLQLDGPPKLRRAARARLAGAAGNRSFREKALIFYTNALADSDPKLQQAACVALQQLRGVESLEQLAGLCQSELEAVRAAAREATLSFGEKGRAALEKMAGLCGQDADVEITVF; from the exons ATGTCGGTGAGCCTGCGGTTCCTGTCCCCCGGGGACGCGGAGACCGTGGGCGCCGTGAGCCGCAGCGCCTCCTTCGCCAGCTTCGGCGTCCATGGCCGGAGGAGCTG GAAGTCCAGCGGCAGGAACTCGGTGAGGTCGCGAATGTTCACGAGGCCCTCCAAGGTGTACGGCACGCTGCGCAGGGGCTCGGTCCTCCTGGACCCCCGGCCCCAGCAGGTGAAGAGGATGTTCGAGGCTCTGAAGAGAGGCCTCAG GGAGCACCTGCGTGTGCAGCAGGCCGAGCTGGACTCGCTGTGGGGACGCCACCCGGACACCCAGAGGAGCTCCCGGCTG GCTTTCTATTACGACCTGGACAAG CAGACGCGCTTGGTGGAAAGGTACATCCGGAAGATGGAGTTCTACATCAGCAAG GTGGACGAGCTCTACGAGGGCTACTGCATCCAGCAGCGCCTGCGCGACGGCGCCTCCAACATGCGGCGGGCCTTCTCCAGCGGCCCCGCGAGCCGCGCCTCCCGCGACAGCCTGCAGGAGCTGGGCCGCAGCCTGCAGGAGTGCACGGAG GACATGTGGCTCATCGAGGCGGCCCTGGAGGTCCACCTGGGGGAGTTCCTCGTCCGGATGAAAG GCTTGGTGGGCTACGCGCGCCTCTGTCCCGGGGACCAGTATGAG GTGCTCATGCGCTTGGGCCGCCAGCGCTGGAGGCTGAAAGGCCGGATCGAGTCCGCCGACAGCCagacctgggaggaggaggagaaggccttCGTGCCCAGCGTGCACGAGAGCCTGGAGATCaag GTGACCGAGCTGCGCGGCCTGAGCTCCCTGCTGGTGGGCGCCGCGGCCTGTGACACCGCCGACTTCTTCACCACCCAGCCGCAGGTCATCGTGGTGGACGTCACCGAGCTGGGCACCGTCAAGCTGCAGCTGGAGGTGGTGTGGAA CCCCTTTGGCTCCGACGGCATCCTGGTGTTGCCCAGCCCCACGGGCAAGTATTCTCTGGGCAGCAGGAAGGGTTCATTGTACAGCTGGACGCCCCCAAGCACCCCCAGTTTCCGGGAGAGATATTTCCTG CAGCCGGCCCTGCCGAGCACGCCCAGGGCCACCTCCGTCCTCGCCCGCCTGACCAACGGCGCCCTCCAGAGCCCGGGCCCGGAGCCGCTGGGGACGGACGCCTTCGGCTCGGAGGACCGCGGGGAGGAGGCCCACCCTTCGGCGTCCGCCCCGGACGGGGGCTTCCTGCCCTCGGGGGTCAGCCCTGCCCCCTctggggaggaggccggggccgccccgctgtccctgggcctcctgCCCGAGAGGGCCCGCCCGCCGGGGACCCCGGTCCCCGAGCCGCCCGGCCGGAGGGGCCTGGGGGTGGACGGCCGCACCCTGCCCGGGGGCCCCCCGTTCCACAACCAGGAGGAAGAAGACGGGGAGCGGGAGCTGGCCGGGCCCGCGGGGGGCCCCGCGAGGCCCCTGAAGGAGGTGCTGGAACTGCTGAGGGCCGCGGGCCCCGCGCGGCCGCCGCTCCGCGAGCTCGAGTACCAGGTCCTGGGCTTCCGGGACCGGCTGCAG CCGTGGGGAGCGCGGGCCTCGGCCGAGAGCCTCATGGACTGCATCCTGGAGAGCTTCGCCTTCCTGCAGGCCCACCTCGCCCCGGACGAGCGGGCGCTCTTCGCGGGCTCCCTGGGGGCCGG GAAGgacggggccccgccctcccccgcctcgCTCACCAGCTCGTCGGGGGAGCTCCCTGCTGGTGACCCCGAGCTGGATGGGGAGCTCACTGCTGGTGACCCCGAGCTGGATGTGCTGCTCACCGTCCACCTCCATGTCTGCAAGGCCCTgctgcag AAGCTCCAATCCCCTAACTTGTCGGCCCTGGTCCGAGACTGCCTTCTGGAAGAAGCGGAGCAGCAGAGgcaggtgctggagctgctgGCTGACCTCGACTTCCAGAAGGCCAGCACGGCCACGTGTGTGGAGGAGA TCCTCCCGCAGGCCGCGTGCCGGAGGGACGCCCTGCTGCTCTGGGGGCGCTGCACGCAGCCCGGCCGCCCCCTGTCCTGCCCGGCCCGCGCGCTCCGGAGCCAGCTCGAGAGGACGCTCCTGCCCCGCGCGCGCCTGCGCGGGAAGAGCCCGGGGCAGCTGGACGCAG TGTGCCGCAGGCTCCTGGAGCAGGTGGCGAGCTGCGGCGGGCTGCTGCCCGCGGCCGGGCTCCCGGGCGAGCGCACGGTCACGTGGTTCCAGTGGCTCGGCTACCTGCGCCGGCAGCGCGTGGCCGAGCtcgaccagcacctggctcagctcTGCAAGgaag TGGCCCTCGGGGAGGAGCTGAGCCGCCGGCAGGCCCGGGCCCTGCGGAAGCTGAAGGGCCGGCGGCTGGGCCGGCTCCAGCCCCTGCCCCACACCCTGCGCGCCTGGGCCCTGCTGCAGCTGGACGGGCCCCCGAAGCTGCGCAGGGCGGCCAGGGCGCGCCTGGCGGGCGCTGCCGGCAACAGGAGCTTCCGGGAGAAG gctcTGATCTTCTACACCAATGCCCTGGCGGACAGCGACCCCAAACTCCAGCAGGCCGCGTGCGTGGCGCTCCAGCAGCTCAGG GGCGTGGAGAGCCTCGAGCAGCTGGCCGGCCTGTGCCAGTCGGAGCTGGAGGCCGTGCGCGCAGCGGCGCGGGAAGCCACGCTGTCGTTCG gagagaaggggcGCGCGGCCTTGGAGAAGATGGCCGGGCTCTGCGGCCAGGACGCCGACGTGGAGATCACCGTGTTTTAA